A window of the Ipomoea triloba cultivar NCNSP0323 chromosome 14, ASM357664v1 genome harbors these coding sequences:
- the LOC116004230 gene encoding pentatricopeptide repeat-containing protein At3g63370, chloroplastic, which produces MATLIHSLPLFSPLASISNPTSPKSQNFQPLRVPKPTIAPSLKAACGKGNLREAFVLLGDILSQGNPSQTCLDEAYALLIEACAAHRALSCGQQIHARVVKLNWVNDVVFLNTKLVFMYGKCGSSLDAGKVFDGMPEKTIFTWNAMIGANVNDEEPLRAIELYGEMRGLGVPLDAHSFPSVLKACSEVGDLTRGSEIHGLAIKLGFLSNIFIANSLVDMYAKCNDLNSARLFFDRMNEREDVVSWNSIISAYSTNGMMEEALSLFIEMLNTGLKPTTYTLVAAFQACQEPFFGNFGTEVHALVIKYGHCLDAYVANALLVMYTRNNKMYEAEKLFTAVNQKDNICWNSMISGYAQNGLFSEGINLFRKMRSAGRKPDCVSLMSVLSASGRLGNLLHGKEIHAYTLKHGLDGELQIGNTLVDMYAKCGKMDYMDRVFHRILNKDCISWTTVIAAYSQNNYHQKALQLFLQVQLEGINVDALMIGSTLLACGELRCNLSAKQVHGHAIRRGLYDSITQKTLISVYGDCGNLDYARSIFASIDVKDVVSLTSMMYSFVHNGLANEAFDVALYMKEVGTEPDYVAVLSMLSAAANLSALRKGREIHGYSIRKGYNLQGSIASSLLDMYACCGTLENSFKIFSSVNDRDLVLWTSMINAFGMHGCGEEAVNLFLRMEEENIIPDHITFLVLLHACSHSALVDDGKRFFEIMKGKYNLEPWPEHYACLVDLLGRANHLEEAFRVLRTMKSEPTAAIWCAFLGACHVHSNKELGEIAAKKLLELEPENPGNYVLVSNVYAASDRWEDAEEVRLIMKGQGMKKEPACSWTETGKKVHTFVAHDKSHPRCDEIYQKLAYITKKLEMEGGYVAQTKYVLQNVKEDEKVKLLNGHSERLAMSYVLLVTNDRTPIRIMKNLRVCSDCHTFIKLASKLVEREIIVRDAKRFHHFRNGVCSCGDFW; this is translated from the coding sequence ATGGCTACGCTAATCCATAGCTTACCTTTGTTCTCCCCGTTAGCCTCAATATCAAACCCAACATCGCCAAAATCCCAGAATTTTCAACCTCTCAGGGTGCCCAAACCCACCATAGCTCCTTCCCTTAAAGCAGCTTGCGGGAAAGGAAACTTGAGAGAAGCGTTTGTGTTGCTCGGTGATATACTTTCCCAGGGAAACCCATCTCAAACATGCTTAGACGAAGCTTACGCATTGCTGATTGAAGCTTGTGCTGCACACAGGGCGTTGTCATGTGGCCAACAGATTCATGCCCGTGTTGTGAAGTTAAACTGGGTGAACGATGTAGTATTCTTGAACACTAAGCTCGTGTTTATGTATGGGAAGTGTGGGTCGTCACTGGACGCAGGGAAGGTGTTTGATGGAATGCCTGAGAAAACTATTTTCACCTGGAATGCTATGATTGGAGCTAATGTGAATGACGAGGAGCCTTTGAGAGCAATCGAGTTGTACGGGGAAATGAGGGGTTTAGGAGTTCCCCTTGATGCGCATAGTTTTCCATCAGTATTAAAGGCTTGCAGTGAAGTCGGGGATTTAACTCGTGGGAGTGAGATTCATGGTTTGGCTATAAAATTGGGCTTTCTGTCTAATATTTTCATTGCAAACtctcttgtggatatgtatgCCAAGTGCAATGATCTCAATTCAGCAAGGCTTTTTTTCGACAGAATGAATGAAAGAGAAGATGTTGTTTCCTGGAATTCTATCATTTCAGCTTATTCCACAAATGGGATGATGGAGGAAGCTTTGAGTCTTTTCATAGAAATGCTCAATACCGGTTTGAAACCCACTACATATACTCTTGTGGCTGCTTTTCAGGCCTGTCAGGAGCCATTCTTTGGAAATTTTGGTACTGAGGTTCATGCTCTTGTTATAAAATATGGTCATTGTCTTGACGCATATGTTGCAAATGCTCTGCTAGTTATGTATACAAGGAACAATAAAATGTATGAAGCTGAAAAACTTTTTACTGCTGTTAACCAGAAAGACAACATTTGTTGGAATTCCATGATATCTGGTTATGCTCAAAATGGCCTTTTCAGTGAAGGTATTAATTTGTTTCGCAAGATGAGGAGTGCAGGGAGGAAACCTGACTGTGTTTCACTTATGAGTGTTCTCTCTGCATCTGGAAGATTGGGAAATTTGTTACATGGAAAGGAAATTCATGCATATACATTGAAGCATGGTTTAGATGGTGAGTTGCAAATTGGAAACACCCTTGTAGATATGTATGCAAAGTGTGGCAAGATGGATTACATGGACCGTGTCTTCCATAGAATACTCAATAAAGATTGTATCTCTTGGACAACTGTCATTGCTGCATACTCTCAGAACAACTATCACCAAAAGGCCTTGCAACTGTTCCTGCAGGTTCAGTTGGAAGGAATTAATGTTGATGCATTGATGATTGGAAGCACCCTCCTTGCTTGTGGAGAGCTAAGGTGCAATCTATCAGCAAAACAAGTTCATGGTCACGCGATTAGAAGAGGGTTATATGATAGTATCACGCAGAAAACTCTTATCAGTGTTTATGGGGATTGTGGGAACTTGGATTATGCAAGGTCCATTTTTGCGTCGATTGATGTTAAAGATGTTGTATCCTTGACGAGCATGATGTATAGCTTTGTACACAATGGTCTTGCAAATGAGGCTTTCGACGTTGCACTTTATATGAAAGAAGTTGGGACTGAACCAGACTACGTCGCAGTCCTGAGTATGCTCTCTGCTGCTGCTAATCTATCTGCTTTAAGGAAAGGAAGGGAGATTCATGGATACTCAATTAGGAAAGGCTACAATTTACAGGGCTCTATAGCAAGCTCTCTTTTGGACATGTATGCCTGCTGCGGAACACTTGAGAACTCATTCAAGATCTTTTCTAGTGTAAACGATAGAGATCTTGTTCTATGGACGAGCATGATCAACGCGTTTGGAATGCATGGATGTGGTGAAGAAGCTGTCAATTTATTCCTCAGGATGGAGGAGGAAAATATCATTCCTGATCATATCACCTTCTTGGTTCTTCTCCATGCATGCAGCCATTCAGCACTAGTAGATGATGGCAAAAGATTTTTTGAGATAATGAAGGGCAAGTATAATTTGGAGCCTTGGCCAGAACACTACGCCTGTTTGGTTGATTTGCTTGGCCGCGCAAATCACTTGGAGGAAGCTTTTCGAGTTCTGAGAACAATGAAATCAGAACCCACAGCAGCGATTTGGTGCGCTTTTCTCGGTGCATGTCATGTACATTCTAACAAAGAATTAGGAGAAATTGCTGCAAAGAAACTTCTTGAATTGGAGCCAGAGAATCCTGGGAATTATGTGCTTGTATCCAATGTATATGCTGCTAGTGATAGGTGGGAGGATGCAGAAGAAGTGAGGCTAATAATGAAAGGTCAAGGGATGAAGAAAGAGCCTGCATGTAGTTGGACTGAGACAGGTAAAAAGGTTCACACATTTGTAGCCCATGACAAGTCTCATCCAAGGTGTGATGAGATTTACCAAAAACTAGCTTATATCACCAAGAAACTGGAGATGGAGGGAGGCTATGTGGCTCAAACCAAATATGTCCTGCAAAATGTAAAGGAAGATGAAAAGGTTAAGCTGCTTAATGGACACAGTGAGAGGCTGGCCATGTCATATGTTCTACTTGTTACAAATGACAGAACCCCAATTCGCATCATGAAAAACCTTCGCGTCTGCAGCGATTGCCATACCTTCATCAAGCTAGCTTCGAAACTCGTGGAACGAGAAATTATCGTGAGAGATGCCAAAAGATTTCACCACTTCAGGAATGGGGTCTGTTCCTGTGGAGATTTTTGGTGA